The window CCAGCCAGAACGGCTGTACCAAGCGCGTTTTGCAACGCGCGAGACAGCTCGCGTGGGGTGTTGGTCGCCAGCAAAGTCGTCACCGAATCGGGAAGGTCCGAAGGAAAGTGGCGACCCCAGGGGTGGGCTTGGACCAGGCGCGCGTACATCTGGCGTGCAATGGCGCAGCTTTCCTCAAACGAGGGGCGGCGAATTTCAAACACCTGACAGCGACTGCGAATGGCGGCGTTCAAGAGTTCGATTTCGTTGGTCGTGCAAATCCAGCGCACATGCTGAAGATTGAGCGGCAACTTGATCCCATCGTCCCGGAAGACGGCGGCGCTGCTTGGCTCCAGCAGTGAATACAGGGGGCCCAATGGATCGCTGGAACGGTTCGGCGTAACTTTGTCCAGTTCGTCCAGCAGAACCAGCGGATCCACCACAGGCCCCAGCGCCACGGTGCGCACGAGCAGGCCTGGGCCGCCTCCCGCATACTTGGCGTCGAGGCCGGACATGTCAAAGGACGCCGTGGCGTGGGCCAGCTGGAGCGTCAACAGCGGCACCGCCAGGACCTCCGCAAGCGCCGTCGCGAAGGCGGTCTTACCGATCCCAGGGGGGCCGTTCAGCACCATGGGCGGCAACAGCAGTGGGCTTTGCGGCGTCAACCAGGCCAGCGCCGCGCGTTGCAACAGAAAGTCCACCACCACCTTGAAGTTCGGGAAACGCACGGCAAGCCCAGCCAAGGCGTCCTTCGTCGGGGGCCGCGACAAGGCACGTTCAACGGGGTGCTCCATGAGATCGCTGAAAAAGGACGCGACCGTCTGGTTGTCTGCGCCTTTCTCGCTGGAAGCCTTGACTGCCTGCTCCAACGCCCGGAAGTCGCACAGGCGCATCGCAAAATGGTCAACCCACTGAAACTCAAGCTGTTCCGATGCGCTTGCTTCCTGGGGGATCACCACGGCCTGTGCAGCTTCCAAATTCCGCAGTCGCATCTGCTCCGCAGCGTCTCGCGCGATGTCGGCGACGCATTGCGCCAGGGCTCGCCGGTCCGGACCAGCGTCCTTGAAATAGTGGCCGGTTTTCAAATCACGACTCCTGGGCCGCGAACCTTGAGAGCCCGAAGAAGTTGGTAGTAATCCTCGCGGAGAGCAATCTCTTCCGGCGGATGGCGGCGTTTGCCGATGCGTGCGAAGGATGCGCGCTTCGCAAATTCAATTCCGACCTTGGCTTCCCGTCGCTTCCGTACCAGATGCGGCTCCAACAATTCCAGAACCGCGCAGGCTTTGCTGCAGCGGTAGGTCAGGCCGTACACGGTACTGCGGAGATTTCCCCGGCAAGGGTACACATAGATGCTGCTTTGAATACCCAGACAGTTCTTGAAGTGCTCCAAGGTCTCCAGACAATTTTGGGTGATCGTGACTTCCAGGCTGTAGATGAAGTTCGCGTCACCGCCGGGATCGCGTTTGCAAACGCGAATGCAGCCCTCCCCATCAAGAAACCCGGCGGCCCAGCCCAACTGAGAAGCTGTGAGTGTATTTGATAACAACATTGGTAGTCCTTAAGTACTGATGTAGTCATCATATACTTTATTTCACAGTAGCCAAGAACTTTCGGTAGTTATGAGCTACGAAAACACCGCTGTTGCACAATGGCCACCCCGGAGGTGTTTGTGGTCAGGTTTC of the Rhodoferax koreense genome contains:
- a CDS encoding AAA family ATPase, whose translation is MKTGHYFKDAGPDRRALAQCVADIARDAAEQMRLRNLEAAQAVVIPQEASASEQLEFQWVDHFAMRLCDFRALEQAVKASSEKGADNQTVASFFSDLMEHPVERALSRPPTKDALAGLAVRFPNFKVVVDFLLQRAALAWLTPQSPLLLPPMVLNGPPGIGKTAFATALAEVLAVPLLTLQLAHATASFDMSGLDAKYAGGGPGLLVRTVALGPVVDPLVLLDELDKVTPNRSSDPLGPLYSLLEPSSAAVFRDDGIKLPLNLQHVRWICTTNEIELLNAAIRSRCQVFEIRRPSFEESCAIARQMYARLVQAHPWGRHFPSDLPDSVTTLLATNTPRELSRALQNALGTAVLAGRRHLVPADFPTPEALHRGPGFF